In a single window of the Cucumis melo cultivar AY chromosome 11, USDA_Cmelo_AY_1.0, whole genome shotgun sequence genome:
- the LOC103490455 gene encoding amino acid transporter AVT3B-like, translating into MGFDREASSSSNRLRSTVAREDTPLLGAPLPLSSQPKTFANVFIAIVGAGVLGLPYAFKRTGWVMSLLMLFSVSFLTYYCMMLLVYTRRKIESVIGFSKINSFGDLGYTICGSPGRFIVDLLIILSQTGFCVGYLIFIGNTMADVFNSPTVMDLNPKILGLAPKVAYVWGCFPFQLGLNSIQTLTHLAPLSIFADIVDLGAMVVVMVKDVLIIFEQSPSVEAFGGFSVFFYGMGVAVYAFEGIGMVLPLESETKDKEKFGRVLGLSMAFITVLYGAFGTLGYFAFGKDTKDMITSNLGPGFISTVVKLGLCINLFFTLPLMMNPVYEIVERRFWGGRYCLWLRWLLVFLVSLVALLVPNFADFLSLVGSAVCCALAFVLPALFHFLVFKQELDIKGWCLDIGILVLGLVLGVSGTWSALVEIFSVKV; encoded by the coding sequence ATGGGTTTCGATCGAGAAGCCAGTTCTTCATCCAATCGCCTTCGATCTACGGTGGCCAGAGAAGACACGCCCCTTCTCGGCGCTCCCCTCCCTCTTTCCTCTCAACCCAAGACCTTTGCCAATGTTTTCATTGCCATTGTTGGGGCTGGCGTTCTTGGCCTTCCTTACGCTTTCAAGCGCACTGGCTGGGTTATGAGCCTTCTCATGCTCTTCTCTGTTTCCTTCTTGACCTATTACTGTATGATGCTCCTTGTCTACACTCGTCGCAAGATCGAATCGGTAATCGGATTCTCtaagatcaattcttttggGGATTTGGGTTATACTATTTGCGGTTCCCCTGGGAGATTTATTGTTGatcttcttattattttgtcTCAAACTGGGTTTTGTGTTGGCTATTTGATTTTCATCGGTAATACTATGGCTGATGTTTTTAATTCTCCCACTGTTATGGATTTGAATCCTAAGATTTTGGGATTGGCTCCTAAGGTTGCTTATGTTTGGGGTTGTTTCCCTTTTCAATTGGGTTTAAACTCCATTCAGACTCTCACCCATTTAGCTCCTTTGAGTATTTTTGCTGATATTGTTGACCTTGGAGCTATGGTGGTAGTGATGGTTAAAGATGTTTTGATTATCTTCGAGCAGAGCCCATCTGTGGAGGCTTTTGGGGGATTTTCTGTGTTCTTTTATGGAATGGGTGTGGCTGTCTATGCCTTTGAAGGTATTGGGATGGTGTTACCTCTAGAATCTGAGACAAAGGACAAAGAGAAATTTGGGAGAGTTTTGGGTTTGTCCATGGCTTTCATTACTGTTTTATATGGAGCATTTGGAACTCTTGGCTATTTTGCTTTTGGCAAAGATACTAAAGACATGATCACTAGTAACTTGGGCCCTGGATTTATCAGCACCGTTGTTAAACTGGGTCTCTGTATAAACTTGTTCTTCACCCTTCCATTGATGATGAATCCAGTTTATGAGATTGTTGAGAGACGGTTCTGGGGAGGAAGATACTGTCTCTGGCTGAGATGGCTACTGGTTTTCTTGGTCAGTTTGGTGGCACTGTTGGTCCCAAATTTTGCTGACTTCCTGTCTTTAGTTGGAAGTGCTGTGTGCTGTGCATTGGCATTTGTCTTGCCTGCTCTCTTCCATTTCTTGGTTTTCAAGCAGGAATTGGATATCAAAGGATGGTGTTTGGACATTGGCATTCTGGTGTTGGGGCTTGTTCTTGGAGTTTCTGGAACCTGGTCGGCTTTGGTGGAAATTTTCTCTGTTAAGGTATGA